A window of Geotrypetes seraphini chromosome 16, aGeoSer1.1, whole genome shotgun sequence genomic DNA:
tttaaatcctaGATCAGTTATGGATTTACAGAAGCATCACTAAATGACCCGGTTGAGTTCCCATTCATTTATCACACGTATTATTCTCATTTCCATGGCATAATTCAGCTTCTGAGATTTTTTGGATGGAGTTGGGTGGGGATTGTCACCTCATATGATGAGAATGATGAAATACGCAGCGAGGAGCTGAAAATGGAAATTATCAGGAGTGGGAGCTGTGTAGAATTTTTGGAATCAATGCCGAATTCTTTGATGTACatacaaaataaagaaagaatacAACAGATTTCTGACCGGATTTACAATTCGAAAGCCAATGTGATCATTTTGCACAGTAGTAATGATGACATGAGACATGTATTGTGTGTCTATGGCTTGAGAATTAATGACAGCAAACTGTTGATCTTCTCCGTGGAGTTCTCGTCCATTCAGAACATATATTCCTTCAGAGTCCCTTTTATCTGTTATAGATTCAATCTTTCCCTAATGTTTACAATCCCTACAGGAAATATTCCAGGGTTTAAGCATTTCCTCCAAAATCTCAATGGCTCCACATTCCAGGAGCCATCTTTCTTACAACCTCTGTGGGGAGGTGCCTTTTATTGTGACTTGCTCCATAAGCGTAAATTTATGAAAGTAAGAAATTGCACAGGCCAGGAGACACTGTCTGAACTACATCCTGCAAGGTTTAGTGTGGATCATTTTCAGTTCTCTTACAATATTTATAATATGGTCTATGCTCTGGCTCATGCTTTACACAACATGTACACTGCTAAAACCCATCTTGAGGAGGATCTTAACATGGAATTTAGACCATGGCAGGTAAACCTTCCAAATTCATTTTCTCTAGGAAGTGTAAAGTACTCTTTACTGTATTGGGAACAAGATTCAAGCTGAATTAGTTGGCTGCTGACTAGTGGAGTTGCATGATCTGGGCTAGCTGATAATATTCAGAGGTACTTAACCAACTAAGCGCCAAACACAGAGTTGGATATGTTGGGGCATTCCAGGGGTGGAGAAAGCAATTAGCTGCATAAGTGCTGATATTAGGCAAACAGGATTACCACATAATAATCTGTCCTACCATCATGCAATAACCCATGGGCACTTAAGAGATGAATATTGACTTAAGTGGCTACATCTTTGCTGACTTAGAACTAACTGGATATTCAAGACAGAAGTCAGGACAGTTCCTGGCTTTGAATGTCCAGGAATAACACCTTCAGCAATGAGCAAAACCCTCATGAATTTTGACCGCATTCTTACTATATATTGAGGAGTATTATTGTACATGAAACAAACCTCAGAAATCGATTTAATTTGAATCACTATTTTAAACTGGCTACAAATGAAAACCAAAAAAGAATCTGAATTCAttatgggatgcaccggggagggggcctaaggATGCGCTCCTGCCCAACGAGTGCAGGCCGCAGGagctggggcggggctaggggggactggattttccaaacagtaaatctggtaaccctacctatgtgCACATAATTCACACTCTTAAAAAGAGGGAGCACTATTAATTACACTCATTGGAAATGAACAAAAATTGCAAATAGAATACATTATTTCAGTGTTCTGATCCCTAGCTGCTGGGTGTTATGGGGGAGGGGTGAGAAGGACCTCAGAATAACTTCTGCCTAGGATGCCACAAACATGGAAAGAGTAGAATTAGTGGAAGCCTGAACCTTACTTGTTGTACAATGAATTATAAGAGATCTatacataagaaaaaaaatatctaacCAGTATTTACCTTTTTAGTTCAACCGGTACCTTAAGGAGGTTCGTTTTAAAGCCCCAGATGGACAAGAGATCTTCTTTGATGACAAAGGACGTGCTCCAGTTCACTATAACATCATACAGTTGTTTCTGTTACCCAATGGGTCTTTTGCAACAATCCATGTTGGAAATTTTAACCTATCAGCTCCCAGAGACAAGCGACTCTTTGTGAACCAAACTGCCATAAAATGGAATACTCCCTTTAACCAGGCCTGACATGAATTATTCTTATTATAATAGAGTTTATAGCTTAGAAAAAGCAGGGGACAATAAGGACTTGTTAAAATTTGAATTCACATGTTTTATAGTTACACAACACTCGTAAATATTGTTGTCTTTTCTTGAAATATTCAGCAGTGGATATTCAAGCCATTGCAGGAACCATCTTTAAGCTGCTCACCACTGTGGTCTGAGTTAGAGTTACAAGATTTCACTCAAGCAAAATCCGGGTGACATAGTTCACTTTCGATAGATCATTCCAGCAATGCCAAAAAGAGCAAAATGCTGAGCAGCCTCACATTATGATCCGGCAACGTATGCAATAGGCCGTGATAACCCGATATGACAATGCATAAACTTAAAGGTTCCTGTAAGTCCAAAATTGTAGTAATGGTTTCCCAGACTGTTAGGTGTGTACAGTTATAGATCATATGCATTAATGTGCCTTCCTGTGAGTTACAGCTCTTTTTTCATATTGTTCTTATTTGATGTTATGATTGACTTTTATTTTGCTGTTTTTGCTTCCCTACATTTCtccataaaattattttcattcaTTTGAACACTGTCACACGTCAATGCCTCCATATGATATTAATACACATTCTTTCAAATGCTTCCACAAGCAATGTATTTATCAGTGCTTTCTTGAACTCTTGTAGATCCAAAAGTGCTCTCAATGCTCTTGTCAGTTTGTTCCAAAAGAGCACCCCTGGAATCGAAATTGTGGATACCCTTGTCTTCTTGCAATGCATTAGCATACAATCACTGCTAATCTGTGCTGGCACTGCCAACACTTTGACCTTGGACTGCCGCTTAATATCTGGGCTTGGTCTGCTCCATAGGATTTCACTAGGCAAAAGCCTTTCCCGCCTGGTTAAACCCTTTAGAATATTGTCTCctcagactagggttaccagatgtctggatttccccggacttgtcctccttttgagcacatgtctgggggtccagatggcttttcaaaacccggcactttatccgggttttgaaaagcctcctcaagaGATGACGTCACGTGCACATGGCGTGATGTCATGGcatggcatctgtgcatgcgcagacttcctccctgcctaaAAAGAGCAAGCAGCAGGATGTGGGACTAGGGTGGGACTGGGATTAGGGCATTATGGGGTGGGGATgagcagaactgggtgggcctgggggcctGGTCTagaggtctggattttccgattggaaaatctggcaaccctacctcaGACCATAGATTTTTTTGTGAACTAGTTTTCATATAGCTGTAGTGCGACAGCTCAGAAATGTTGTATTTACTGGGGAAATTTAAGGACCTTTTACCGTGGACcggatgaggtaaatgctctgatgctcattcaattcctatgagcatcggagcatttacctcaccgactagggtaaaaggctctaccgcagcttagtacaTCAGAAGTATTAGAAGCAAATATAGCTGGCAATCTCTCTTCTAGAGAGAGGCATCTGATGAATGGGGAATATGACATTCTTTCTCAATTCCTCTCCTTAGATCCTCCGCTCTGTGTGCTCTGAGAGCTGTGCACCTGGACACAGGAAAGTTCTTGATCGTGAGAAGCCGGTCTGCTGCTTTGACTGTGTCCCTTGCTCTGTAGGGGAGTATTCGAATACAACAGGTAGACAAAACATTATAGCTAACCCCTCTTCAAACCCCCTTTCTATTGTTTGTTCCGTTTTTGTTCTCTTTACTTTTAAAAtagtgtagttcttgccttttttcccttttgtccctTTAAGTCTTTGTATGTTtgttttcaagttcaagttttatttaaaatttgatgttctggaaacatcagataaagatttggttaaaccagcaactcttttacTATCTGTGGCTTTGTTGCCGGATAAAGATtggattttgaaattgttttttaggaacaagagtaaggagtttctgggtttgaaaattcaaatgtttccagatgttagtagagaaactcagaatcgtagacgtcagtttcttttgttgaaagcaggagttacacagctgggtggtattttctttttacgtttcccatgtaaatgtatagtaagatatcgagataataagtatgtgttttttgagccatctcaacttacagcttttctgacactgaaacgtctggaaaaagagggtataacaacaactaccacaataacaactaaataattgttggacttggtaatagaataattcctcaagtcagacacatgatactgttctttattatatagaatttaaattgattccttaaaagttcactcttatatatatcttggatcacataattattgaggacttgagattgtccgaTTTGAATTTTGTTCTTATTATGTTAATGATTTACTTATTACTTTGTGTtcgatctgacaatctttctgtacaaaatgttttgattttgttaaaatttttaaaatgataaataaagaattaaaaaaaaaaaaaaaaatttgatgttCACACATTGTCAttatttcaaagcgtattacaaatCTATACGTGTTAGTTATAACCAGTTGTATTTTCGGATACTGTAAAATTTTTAACTACACACGCacaccggcgtcctatacagaatcgcgtctgCCTTAAGGAACAGACGTataacaacacacacacacacaatttgctAACTGGTGCCCATGTCACTGGCActagttagagaattgtgcctgccTGATCGAGGGGTCCCTTGCTATCAGCTGCTCACTCCAAGGGAATTCCCATTCAGCCGAGCCGGTAGGCGGCTTTGGGGGaggcctgctggctcagctgatcagggattttcttgctgcgatcagctcagtggccgtgTTTATTTGAAACGTAGGCCAGCATTTGAATTGTAGGCCAGTATTTTAAATGTAGGGCTGCTTAAGtttacccaaggccacttctagaCAAAACCACGCTCAAGCCCAGCTCTGGGCAAGCTTTAATTATTCATAAGCATCTCCCTAGACCCACAACAAACGTCTACAGTATAGGCATCCTGCCTTGTATTTTTTTTATCTGTGTCCctgacagcggtaggacgcctaccgttGCCTATAATCAGGatgcctgtttatagaatcaacccCTTTTATGTCTAATCACAAATCTATTTAGGTACAAACATCCCCAAAACCTTTACCTGAAAAGTTGACCAGATAATACATGTAGCCTGACAGTCAAACCCATCTATATGAGCTAGTGTTTCCTTCTTCTTCAAAACTCTGATTTATTGATATGAAAAATGTTCACAAAGTAATCTTTAATATATGTTATATTCCATAGATGCAGAGGACTGCATGAGGTGCCCTGAAGATCAGTGGCCTAGTGAAAAGAAGGATGAGTGTCTCCCAAGAGTCATTGACTTCCTCTCCTATGATGAACCCTTGGGCAAAGCTTTGTCTTCCTTTTCAATTATCTTAGCCATCATCACCGCCCTAGTGCTGGGAATCTTTATTAAATATCAGGAAACACCAGTAGTGAAAGCCAATAACCGGAACCTCAGCTACATCCTCCTCATCTCCCTCCTGTTGTCTTTTCTCTGCATCTTTATATTCATTGGGCACCCTGGAGCAGTGACCTGTCTTGTCAGACAATCTGCTTTTGGGATAATATTTAGCACCGCTGTTTCTTCTGTGCTGGCAAAAACTGTTACTGTCGTCATCGCCTTCGGTGCTACCAAACCAAGCAGCAAGTTAAGAAAATGGGTGGGGACAAGAGTCTCCAGTTACATAGTCCTTCTCTGCACTTCTGGTGAAACTGTGCTATGCACGGTTTGGCTGCTCATCTCTCCTCCATTCCCTGAATATGACACCCAGTCTGAAACTGGGAAGATGATACCTCAGTGTAATGAGGGGTCCATCATTGCTTTTTATAGTATGATTGGGTACATGGGCTTTTTGGCTCTTCTAAGTTTCACTGTGGCTTTCCTAGTAAGGAAAGCGCCAGATAGTTTTAATGAGGCCCAGTTTATCACTTTCAGCATGCTGGTCTTCTGCAGTGTCTGGGTGTCCTTCATCCCGGCCTACCTGAGCACCAAAGGCAAATACACGGTGGCCGTGGAGATATTTGCCATCCTGACTTCCAGTGCCGGACTACTGGGCTGTATATTCATCCCTAAGTGCTACATTATTCTGCTCAGACCTGACTTGAACACGAGGGGGCATTTAATTGGAAAACAACATCCCAAAAATGCTACATGAGAGGTGGCCTTGGTGCTTCTGGCCCCCCTTAAGAATGGCCCAAAAGCCTTGAGGCTAGTTTTTAAAGGAAGGTGTGTATTTCCTGCTACCAGTAAATATATGCCTTTCTTATCCATACATTTTCAACCACTATACGGATAGTATCAGGCTCAAAACTGTTTAATAGGCCCTATAGTATCTacctagttagggttaccagtgGTCCGGATAGCTTTTCAAAGGTggtcactttgtctgggttttggaaaacttCTATCAAATCGcccatcgggcaggagggcatccatgcaagcccaacaagagcaggcagcgggggcggtGCTGGGGTCGAGGCTAGGGCGGGCttaggggcagggctggggcataatggggtggaaatgggtggaactaggcaagcctgggggcaggtctaggtgggtctggattttcaaaacggaaaatctggtatccCTATACCTACTGAAAGGGTAAAGGAATGACAAAGTGAAGGTGACACCCAAGAATTATTCAGACAGCAGCAATATTCCAGCACTcttgcataagaacataggaattgccatctCCGGGTCAGACCCtggatccatcaagtccggtgatccgcacacgcagaggccccgccaggtgtaccctggcatagttttattccccatatcactgtatgcttctcaagggagatgtgcatctaatttacccttacccgtatcactctatgccactcttaaggagatgtgcatctagtttacccttaaatcctagaatggtggattctgcaattacttcctctgggagagcattccaggtgtccaccactttctgatattcgtcctggacctgtcccccctcagcttcagtctatgtcctcttgtccgtgtcacattggacattgtaagtAACTgtcctgggtgcctctcaccctcgctacgccactgtgcaCAGAATTAACGACTGCCACCAGCTTGTATTCATTTTTGGATAAGTGGTCAAAGAAGATCACTGAGGGGATTTTTGCATTGCAAAATTTTAAAAGGAGAGGCTGGTTTGAACCAATTCCTCATTCATCCTAGTCATTTTTAGTAGGAGACCATTCCTCTAGAGATGGAGGAAGACAAGCTCAATGTATGTGCTTTGGGATGAAGAACAGACAGAACACGCACTTCGCAGACGCCAACACGATTTACTTCTGACATTAGCTCAGCAGTAATCTTTACTACTAGCGAGTCATCGGTACTtgtttgtcccctgaagaaggcatttcaTATTGCTGAAATTGAGATCTTGGTTGGGATCTTAGGTCACTTTATTAAGTATATCAAACTCAATAATATTAAGGAGTTAAATAGTAATTACTTGTGTTAATAAGTCAATTTCatgaaaatactccacaagttatagaaccaatatatatctaaaaaacacaatatgctgtgtaatagtaataaatattcattacaataagTAACCAGACTGAGGCTTTTTTAATGTGAATAAACATTCCTATTAGTTGATTACAGACATCTCGCTTACCTTTTACTCGTGTTCTCTGTGTCACAGGAACATGCTTTTGTCAAATTCTCTGAAGGTTTTTGTCCCAATGGTGAAAGAaaaaacaccccctcccctctgcgCCCACACACACGCAAAGTGCATTTTAACGGaatcctggatcggtagcatggaatattgctactccttgggcatTGGCCACCATGacaatgagctactgggcttgatggaccattggtccaccagtaaggctatttttattttcttattaccATCTAATAGTATCTGTAGGTAGAAGATCTAGAAGTAAACAATTCCTCTTTGAGTACTCATCGTAAACTGTCAGATTCTTTTTATCACCAATGTGGTTTAGAGCTCCAAGAAGTGTtactgtttcccttccctcctccagtcCCTTCACAGTGCTTTACAAGTGTTTCCTATCTCAATCATAACAAAATGGTATGAATGGGTAAGAAAAATGCTATAGATCTGGCTTGCAAATGGAttgctatctaatctaatctaatctttaggtttgtatactgcatcatctccacgttcgtagagctcgacgcggtttacagtaggagaaataggaaggaactacaacagagggttagaggtagaagtgtgaagaaaatttagaggacttgggatgccaagatataagagtttccttgattcctaagttggagggagacttacattttttgagaaaagccaggttttcagatgtttgcggaaaacttggagagagctcaagttccgaagaggggaggtaaggttgttccagagctcagtgattttgaagtggagggaggtccctagctttcctgtgtgggaaatgccttttagcgaggggaaggatagttttaatttgtgggaggatctggtggtattagggtttgaggaattccaagaaagagggataaagggagggaggataccatataggattttgaaagctaaacaggcgcatttatgcTATGCTTGCTCCGCTTGGGAAAAGAATGGAAACTGTATTTAAGTTGATGAATAAACGTTGGTGATTACTAACAACTGGATCACAGGCGTATTTTTTTCAATAGGGAGGGTGGATTCGTATTCCACCTAACTTGTGTTCATTGTACTATCCCAAGTGTTTGCATTAGGAACGCGTAAATGTGCTCGACAACTTTACATTTGTTTCCACTTTATATTGGTAAATGAATGTCTCTCTGTTGGCTCTGTGTGGTCTCAAAACTTGAATCGCAAAACCTACAAGGACGATTCTGAAAAGCGGACGccaaggccttcttttactaggatgcgctaaccgattagcacgcgctaatcgatttagcgcgcactaaacgctaacacgtgcatgttagtctatggacgtgttagcgtttactGCACGCCAGTTCGATTTGCGCACCCTGGCAAAAGAGGGGCCAAGTTAGCAGCCAAAATATAGCATACTGAGTGCAAATAATATAATAGCATCTGGGCCCCAAAATTCTGACTCACCTACGTTGACATTTATGCATCAACCTTATATGCAATAATAGTACGTACAACACCCTTCCAC
This region includes:
- the LOC117349788 gene encoding vomeronasal type-2 receptor 26-like encodes the protein MVLAAVSRCQRPDFGRFQSYFKEGDLILGGIIPVSNPLRNQFEAFTSSRDPTYCFSSSIRYIRHLLAFYYAIEKINQNVEILPNITLGFHIHDSCSDACFSLCGVLSILSGEENPLPGYTCHRRGHVAGFIGSFPSGLSHVVARLTGIYRYPQISYGFTEASLNDPVEFPFIYHTYYSHFHGIIQLLRFFGWSWVGIVTSYDENDEIRSEELKMEIIRSGSCVEFLESMPNSLMYIQNKERIQQISDRIYNSKANVIILHSSNDDMRHVLCVYGLRINDSKLLIFSVEFSSIQNIYSFRVPFICYRFNLSLMFTIPTGNIPGFKHFLQNLNGSTFQEPSFLQPLWGGAFYCDLLHKRKFMKVRNCTGQETLSELHPARFSVDHFQFSYNIYNMVYALAHALHNMYTAKTHLEEDLNMEFRPWQILRSVCSESCAPGHRKVLDREKPVCCFDCVPCSVGEYSNTTDAEDCMRCPEDQWPSEKKDECLPRVIDFLSYDEPLGKALSSFSIILAIITALVLGIFIKYQETPVVKANNRNLSYILLISLLLSFLCIFIFIGHPGAVTCLVRQSAFGIIFSTAVSSVLAKTVTVVIAFGATKPSSKLRKWVGTRVSSYIVLLCTSGETVLCTVWLLISPPFPEYDTQSETGKMIPQCNEGSIIAFYSMIGYMGFLALLSFTVAFLVRKAPDSFNEAQFITFSMLVFCSVWVSFIPAYLSTKGKYTVAVEIFAILTSSAGLLGCIFIPKCYIILLRPDLNTRGHLIGKQHPKNAT